CGTTCGCTGCGTTCACAACCCGGTGGAAGAAGACCAGCTCGACGAGTAGAGCTAGGTCAGACTCAATCGCTTGGCCTCACGTCGAAAAACAAAAAGTTCCTTCAACGTCGAGCCGAAAGCTACGCATGCTTTTGTCAGGTCCCTGAGAGGGGAGCTGACCCAATGCGACGTCTAGCAATCAATGTCAGGCAAAACGGGGTGGCACTGCTGGCTTGTCCAGCAGTGTGAGTCGCAGCTAAGGATGACATTAACCGATAGACGAAGTACTACAAGATTGTCTTCCAAAACTAGATCCTAGCCTCTAGGTCCTAGCCCCTCTCCTCGTCGCTACGCAAAATCTTGCACGAGGGGTTTGATGATGAGTTCGGGGATGTGAGCGCGGGGAGGAAGCTGCGCGATGGCGACGACCATGTGCCCCAAATCTTCGGGCAGCAGCATCTTGGCGCGGCGTTCGGCCGAGACAGGCTGCGGGCGATTTGCCAAAATGGGTGTATCGACTTCTCCGGGGAAAATGTTGGTCACGCGAATGCCGTTGGCCGATTCTTCATTTGCCACACCGGTACCCAGTGCGTCGACCGCAAACTTGGAAGCATTATAAGCAATACCTCCCAGAGGCATTGCGCGTTTTCCGCTCGTCGAGGAGATGTTAATAATCAACCCCTCTTTGCGGTCACGCATACCAGGCAAAGCGTAATACAAACAGTTATAAACACCCGTGGCGTTGGTTTGCATCACTTCGTCCCATTGATGCGGCTCCATATTGCCCATCGCGCGTGTTTTAATATTAATACCG
This window of the Pirellula staleyi DSM 6068 genome carries:
- a CDS encoding SDR family oxidoreductase, whose translation is MSPSLAGKTALITGGGSGIGLGIARALAAAGVQVAISGRRAEVLEAAAASITEGPKVLTHLCDVANRESVKTLLEWAYKTLSKIDILVNAAGINIKTRAMGNMEPHQWDEVMQTNATGVYNCLYYALPGMRDRKEGLIINISSTSGKRAMPLGGIAYNASKFAVDALGTGVANEESANGIRVTNIFPGEVDTPILANRPQPVSAERRAKMLLPEDLGHMVVAIAQLPPRAHIPELIIKPLVQDFA